The proteins below are encoded in one region of Bacteroides uniformis:
- a CDS encoding DUF4738 domain-containing protein produces MTIKGSAILIVLVVSLASCSNRQTGEVSVKEDLIAKQLLQGIWVNDETEMPLMRIEGDTVYYANPQSAPVPFKVVHDTIYIYSNEPVAYKIDRQTEYSFWFHSLADEVIKLHKSENAEDSLVFTSREVEVISTTPEVIKKDSIVTYKNTRYRGYVYINPSKMKVFKTSYSENGISVDNVYYDNVIHICVYEGKKMLYGQDITKKMFADIFPAEMLDQAILADMNFMGVDSKGYHYQATLGIPESSVYNLVNMIIGFDNTMNIEKAE; encoded by the coding sequence ATGACAATAAAAGGAAGTGCGATTCTCATTGTACTTGTTGTCTCATTGGCCTCATGCAGCAACAGACAAACAGGAGAGGTTTCCGTAAAGGAAGACCTCATTGCAAAACAACTGTTACAAGGCATCTGGGTGAACGATGAAACAGAAATGCCGTTGATGCGCATCGAAGGGGATACGGTATATTATGCCAACCCGCAAAGCGCTCCCGTACCTTTCAAGGTTGTTCACGATACAATCTACATATACAGCAATGAACCGGTGGCCTATAAGATAGACCGTCAAACGGAATACAGCTTCTGGTTCCACTCGCTGGCCGACGAAGTAATTAAACTGCATAAATCAGAGAATGCGGAAGATTCTTTGGTTTTCACCAGTCGAGAAGTGGAGGTCATTTCTACTACTCCGGAAGTGATAAAGAAAGACAGTATCGTAACATACAAGAATACAAGATATAGGGGATATGTATATATCAACCCTTCAAAGATGAAGGTTTTCAAGACTTCCTATTCTGAAAATGGAATCAGTGTGGACAATGTGTATTATGATAATGTAATCCACATCTGTGTATACGAAGGGAAGAAGATGCTTTATGGCCAGGACATCACTAAAAAGATGTTTGCGGATATATTCCCTGCCGAAATGCTGGACCAGGCCATTCTTGCCGATATGAATTTCATGGGTGTGGATAGTAAGGGGTACCATTATCAGGCAACCCTCGGCATACCCGAAAGTTCCGTATACAATTTGGTAAATATGATTATTGGTTTTGACAATACAATGAACATAGAAAAAGCGGAATAA
- a CDS encoding FHA domain-containing protein, producing MKRIRCPKCENYLTFDETKYTEGQSLVFVCDQCKKQFSIRLGKSKMKAPQKEERPDEAEFKEAFGSITVIENVFGFKQVLPLQEGDNIIGRRCVGNVIDVPIETSDMSMDRRHCIINVKRNKQGVLIYTLRDAPSLTGTFLNNEILGDKDRIRIEDGAIVTIGATTFILRAAEQESL from the coding sequence ATGAAGCGTATCCGTTGTCCCAAATGTGAGAATTACTTAACATTCGATGAAACCAAGTATACCGAAGGCCAATCACTGGTCTTTGTATGTGACCAGTGTAAGAAGCAGTTCAGTATCCGTTTAGGTAAATCAAAGATGAAAGCCCCTCAAAAGGAAGAACGTCCGGATGAAGCGGAGTTTAAAGAGGCTTTTGGCAGCATCACGGTCATTGAGAACGTGTTTGGTTTTAAGCAGGTACTTCCATTGCAAGAAGGTGACAATATCATAGGCCGGCGTTGCGTGGGGAATGTTATCGATGTGCCGATTGAGACTTCGGATATGAGTATGGACCGGCGTCACTGTATCATTAATGTAAAGCGTAATAAGCAGGGAGTGTTGATTTATACCTTACGCGATGCTCCCAGCCTGACGGGAACTTTCCTTAATAATGAAATTTTGGGTGACAAAGACCGTATTCGCATTGAGGATGGAGCCATTGTAACTATTGGTGCCACTACTTTTATATTGCGGGCAGCAGAGCAGGAAAGCCTTTAG
- the uxaC gene encoding glucuronate isomerase encodes MKNFMDGNFLLQTETAQKLYHEHAAKMPIIDYHCHLIPQMVAEDYQFKSLTEIWLGGDHYKWRAMRTNGVDERFCTGKDTTDWEKFEKWAETVPYTFRNPLYHWTHLELKTAFGIDKILNPHTAREIYDECNEKLKQPEYSARGMMRRYHVEVVCTTDDPIDSLEYHIKTRESGFEIKMLPTWRPDKAMAVEVPADFRAYVEKLAEVSDVAISCFDDMVAALRKRHDFFAEQGCKLSDHGIEEFYAEDYTGAEVKAIFNKVYGGTGLTKEEILKFKSAMLVVFGEMDWEKGWTQQFHYGAIRNNNSKMFKLLGPDTGFDSIGEFTTAKAMAKFLDRLNSNGKLTKTILYNLNPCANEVIATMLGNFQDGTVAGKIQFGSGWWFLDQKDGMEKQMNALSVLGLLSRFVGMLTDSRSFLSYPRHEYFRRTLCNLVGRDVENGEIPISEMERVNQMIEDISYYNAKNFFQF; translated from the coding sequence ATGAAAAACTTTATGGACGGAAACTTTCTGTTGCAAACGGAAACAGCACAGAAGTTGTACCACGAGCATGCGGCTAAAATGCCGATTATCGACTATCATTGTCACTTGATTCCTCAAATGGTGGCGGAAGACTATCAGTTTAAGTCACTGACTGAGATTTGGTTGGGAGGTGACCACTACAAGTGGCGTGCCATGCGTACCAATGGTGTGGACGAACGTTTCTGTACCGGTAAGGATACTACAGATTGGGAAAAGTTTGAGAAGTGGGCCGAAACGGTACCTTATACTTTCCGTAATCCGTTGTACCACTGGACTCACCTTGAATTGAAGACCGCTTTTGGAATCGATAAAATTCTCAATCCTCATACGGCCCGTGAAATTTATGATGAATGTAATGAGAAGCTGAAACAGCCTGAATATTCCGCCCGTGGCATGATGCGCCGTTATCACGTGGAAGTGGTTTGTACTACAGATGATCCTATTGATTCCTTGGAATATCATATCAAGACACGCGAGAGCGGTTTTGAAATCAAGATGTTGCCTACTTGGCGTCCGGATAAGGCAATGGCGGTGGAAGTTCCTGCCGATTTTCGCGCATATGTAGAAAAGTTGGCCGAAGTGAGCGATGTGGCTATTTCCTGCTTTGACGATATGGTTGCTGCCTTGCGTAAGCGTCACGATTTTTTCGCGGAACAAGGATGTAAACTGTCTGACCACGGAATTGAAGAATTCTATGCCGAGGATTATACAGGAGCGGAAGTTAAGGCTATCTTTAACAAGGTATATGGCGGTACTGGATTGACGAAGGAGGAAATTCTGAAATTCAAGTCGGCCATGCTGGTTGTGTTCGGCGAAATGGATTGGGAGAAAGGTTGGACACAACAGTTCCATTATGGTGCTATTCGCAACAACAATAGTAAGATGTTCAAACTGTTAGGTCCTGATACCGGTTTTGATTCCATTGGCGAATTTACTACAGCAAAAGCTATGGCTAAATTTCTCGACCGCTTAAACTCCAATGGTAAGCTGACCAAGACTATTCTTTATAATTTGAATCCATGCGCCAACGAAGTCATTGCTACTATGCTGGGTAACTTCCAGGATGGTACGGTTGCCGGTAAGATTCAATTCGGTTCCGGTTGGTGGTTCCTTGACCAGAAGGATGGTATGGAAAAGCAGATGAATGCTCTTTCTGTACTGGGCTTATTGAGCCGATTTGTTGGTATGCTGACCGATTCCCGTTCCTTCCTCTCCTATCCGCGCCATGAATATTTCCGCCGTACATTGTGTAATCTTGTAGGCCGTGATGTAGAAAATGGTGAAATTCCTATTTCCGAGATGGAACGCGTAAACCAGATGATTGAAGATATCAGCTATTATAACGCTAAGAATTTCTTCCAATTCTAA
- a CDS encoding tagaturonate reductase, which yields MKALNKETAPKAQRPERIIQFGEGNFLRAFVDWIIYNMNQKTDFNSNVVVVQPIDKGMVDMLNAQDDLYHVNLQGLDKGETINSLTMIDVISRALNPYTQNDEFMKLAEQPEMRFVISNTTEAGIAFDPACKLTDTPASSYPGKLTQLLYHRFKTFNGDKSKGLIIFPCELIFLNGHKLKETIYQYIELWQLGDEFRAWFEEACGVYATLVDRIVPGFPRKDIAAIKEKIQYDDNLVVQAEIFHLWVIEAPQEVAEEFPADKAGLNVLFVPSEEPYHERKVTLLNGPHTVLSPVAYLSEVNIVRDACQHPIIGQYIHKVMFDELMETLNLPKNELKKFAEDVLERFNNPFVDHAVTSIMLNSFPKYQTRDLPGLKTYLKRKGELPKGLVLGLAAIITYYKGGTRADGTEIIPNDAPEIMQLLKDLWATGDTRKVAEGVLAAKDLIWGEHGDLNTVPGLTDMITCFLKSIQEKGMQETVKGIL from the coding sequence ATGAAAGCATTAAACAAAGAAACTGCTCCCAAAGCACAACGCCCGGAACGCATTATCCAGTTTGGCGAAGGTAATTTCCTTCGCGCATTTGTGGATTGGATTATTTATAACATGAATCAAAAGACCGATTTCAACAGCAATGTAGTAGTAGTCCAACCCATTGATAAAGGTATGGTTGACATGCTGAATGCCCAGGATGACCTTTATCATGTAAATCTGCAAGGTCTGGATAAAGGAGAAACCATCAACAGTCTGACTATGATAGATGTAATCAGCCGTGCCTTAAACCCCTATACTCAAAACGATGAGTTCATGAAATTGGCCGAACAACCGGAAATGCGTTTTGTCATTTCCAACACGACGGAAGCAGGTATAGCCTTTGACCCTGCTTGTAAGCTGACAGATACACCGGCGTCTTCTTATCCGGGCAAGCTGACACAGCTGTTGTATCACCGCTTCAAGACATTCAACGGCGACAAGAGCAAAGGACTGATTATCTTCCCTTGCGAACTCATCTTCCTGAATGGCCACAAGTTGAAGGAGACAATCTATCAATACATTGAATTATGGCAATTGGGTGATGAGTTCAGAGCTTGGTTTGAGGAAGCCTGCGGTGTGTATGCAACACTGGTGGACCGTATCGTTCCAGGATTCCCCCGCAAAGACATTGCCGCTATAAAAGAAAAGATACAGTACGATGACAATCTGGTAGTGCAGGCTGAAATTTTCCATTTATGGGTCATCGAGGCTCCGCAAGAAGTCGCCGAAGAATTCCCTGCCGACAAAGCCGGACTGAATGTATTGTTTGTTCCTTCTGAAGAACCTTACCACGAAAGAAAAGTAACCTTGCTGAATGGACCTCATACCGTATTGTCTCCAGTAGCCTATCTGTCGGAGGTAAATATTGTACGCGATGCCTGCCAGCATCCTATAATCGGACAATACATCCATAAAGTGATGTTTGACGAGCTGATGGAAACGTTGAACCTGCCGAAAAACGAATTGAAAAAGTTTGCAGAAGATGTATTGGAGCGCTTCAACAATCCGTTTGTTGACCATGCCGTAACCAGTATTATGCTGAACTCTTTCCCTAAATACCAAACCCGTGACCTTCCTGGCCTGAAAACCTACTTGAAACGTAAAGGAGAACTGCCGAAAGGTCTGGTATTGGGACTGGCTGCCATCATCACGTACTACAAAGGAGGTACCCGCGCAGACGGCACAGAAATCATCCCGAATGATGCTCCCGAAATCATGCAGTTATTGAAAGACCTTTGGGCAACGGGGGATACCCGCAAAGTGGCAGAAGGCGTATTGGCAGCCAAAGACCTTATCTGGGGGGAACACGGAGACTTGAATACCGTTCCAGGATTGACAGACATGATTACCTGCTTCTTAAAATCCATCCAAGAAAAAGGCATGCAGGAAACAGTAAAAGGTATTCTTTAA
- a CDS encoding UDP-glucose dehydrogenase family protein, which produces MKIAIVGTGYVGLVTGTCFAEIGVNVICVDTNSEKIESLKKGVIPIYENGLEEMVSRNVKAGRLQFTTSLESCLNEVEVVFSAVGTPPDEDGSADLSYVLEVARTIGRNMQKYVLVVTKSTVPVGTARKVRATIQEELDKRGMNIDFDVASNPEFLKEGNAINDFMSPDRVVVGVESERAKKIMSKLYKPFLLNNFRVIFMDIPSAEMTKYAANSMLATRISFMNDIANLCELVGADVNMVRSGIGSDTRIGRKFLYPGIGYGGSCFPKDVKALIKTAELSGYKMRVLHAVEEVNEKQKSILFEKLQKHFNNDLEGKTIAIWGLAFKPETDDMREAPALVLIDELLKAGCKVRAYDPAAMNECRRRIGESIYYATDMYDAALDADALMLVTEWKEFRLPSWAVIKKTMEQPLVLDGRNIYDKKDMEEQGFTYHCIGK; this is translated from the coding sequence ATGAAAATAGCCATTGTCGGTACAGGATACGTCGGTTTGGTAACCGGAACCTGCTTTGCGGAAATCGGTGTCAACGTTATTTGCGTAGACACGAACAGTGAAAAGATAGAGTCACTGAAAAAGGGTGTTATTCCTATCTATGAAAATGGACTGGAAGAAATGGTTAGCCGGAATGTGAAAGCAGGACGCCTACAATTCACCACGTCTCTGGAGAGTTGTCTGAATGAGGTGGAAGTGGTATTCAGTGCCGTAGGTACACCACCCGATGAGGATGGAAGTGCCGACTTGAGCTATGTGCTGGAAGTTGCCCGCACCATTGGACGCAATATGCAGAAATATGTGTTGGTGGTAACCAAAAGTACCGTTCCCGTAGGTACTGCCAGAAAAGTGCGGGCTACCATTCAAGAAGAACTTGATAAGAGAGGGATGAACATTGACTTCGATGTCGCTTCGAATCCCGAGTTTCTGAAAGAAGGTAATGCTATCAACGATTTTATGAGTCCCGACCGTGTAGTGGTGGGAGTAGAGTCCGAACGAGCCAAGAAGATAATGAGCAAGCTCTACAAACCATTCCTGCTGAACAACTTCCGTGTCATCTTTATGGACATCCCTTCTGCAGAAATGACAAAGTATGCAGCTAACTCCATGCTTGCCACCCGCATCAGCTTCATGAACGACATTGCCAATTTGTGCGAATTGGTGGGAGCGGATGTAAACATGGTGCGCAGTGGTATCGGTTCGGATACCCGTATCGGACGCAAGTTCCTCTATCCGGGGATAGGTTACGGCGGTTCATGCTTCCCTAAGGATGTAAAGGCACTGATTAAAACGGCTGAACTGAGCGGCTACAAGATGCGTGTACTCCATGCAGTAGAGGAGGTGAACGAGAAACAGAAGAGTATCTTATTCGAAAAGTTGCAGAAGCATTTCAATAATGATTTGGAGGGAAAGACCATTGCCATTTGGGGGCTGGCCTTTAAACCCGAAACAGATGACATGCGTGAAGCCCCGGCTCTGGTATTGATTGACGAGTTGCTGAAGGCCGGTTGTAAAGTACGTGCCTACGACCCGGCTGCCATGAACGAATGCCGACGCCGCATAGGAGAAAGTATTTATTATGCGACAGATATGTATGATGCTGCGCTGGATGCAGATGCACTGATGCTGGTGACCGAATGGAAAGAATTCCGCCTGCCTTCATGGGCAGTCATCAAGAAAACTATGGAGCAGCCGTTGGTATTGGACGGACGTAACATTTATGACAAGAAAGATATGGAAGAACAAGGTTTCACATATCATTGCATCGGAAAATAA
- a CDS encoding capsule assembly Wzi family protein, translating into MRIIFCLMVFLFIGKNTMLAQQLSSFVEYGAALHTGDNTPLWQVSNQQGLTSLDNNTYIRGGISYKHQLGKWKFEEALDLVAAAGFSTTSFIVQQAYVDIRYKWFGFFAGSREQNSPLLNQELSSGGMTWSGNARPIPQVQIGIPEYVQLLPRLGLKGEISYGWFTDNKYQREQVGEKYWYTKSIKYHHKEGFLRIGIPKGKWQLELGMTLDTQFGGYKIGGSESGDLGNGWKDYVRVFFPGHGREDGPVGEHLAFQGNFLGSEYIKMTYRPKEDFSISAYLDNHFDDFSAMAKLNGWDGLWGVEYKSNHRQAINEIVIEYLQTTNMSGPLHGLQNSVVGKTGGADNYYNNGYYPGWAHWGMAIANPLIASPIYNKDGDMSFKYNRVKALHLGWSGDISSEWRYVAKLSHNRTWGTPHRPIPDILENFSTFASFYYIPRKWKGWCFNASLALDMGEIYGDNFGFQLKVHKTF; encoded by the coding sequence ATGCGTATTATTTTCTGTCTGATGGTTTTCTTGTTCATAGGAAAGAACACGATGCTGGCACAGCAGTTGTCCTCATTCGTAGAATATGGAGCAGCCCTGCATACCGGTGACAATACTCCTCTTTGGCAGGTCAGCAACCAGCAAGGACTCACTTCGCTCGACAACAATACTTACATACGTGGAGGAATATCCTACAAACACCAACTTGGAAAATGGAAGTTTGAAGAAGCACTGGATTTGGTTGCAGCAGCCGGATTCAGCACGACCTCCTTCATTGTACAGCAGGCTTACGTAGACATCCGTTACAAGTGGTTTGGATTCTTTGCCGGAAGCCGGGAACAGAATTCTCCATTGCTGAATCAAGAGCTGAGCAGTGGCGGCATGACCTGGTCGGGTAATGCGCGTCCCATCCCACAAGTACAGATAGGCATACCCGAGTATGTACAGTTGCTACCCCGTTTAGGCCTGAAAGGAGAAATCTCGTACGGATGGTTTACAGATAACAAATACCAGCGGGAGCAAGTCGGAGAAAAATACTGGTACACCAAGAGTATCAAATACCATCATAAAGAAGGGTTCCTGCGTATCGGTATACCCAAAGGAAAATGGCAACTGGAACTCGGAATGACCCTCGACACCCAATTCGGAGGATACAAGATTGGAGGTTCCGAATCGGGAGACTTGGGCAACGGATGGAAGGATTACGTACGCGTATTCTTCCCCGGCCACGGGCGTGAGGACGGACCGGTAGGTGAACATCTGGCTTTCCAAGGCAATTTTCTGGGTAGCGAATATATCAAAATGACTTATCGTCCTAAGGAAGATTTCTCCATCAGCGCCTATCTGGACAATCATTTTGATGACTTCTCCGCCATGGCCAAACTCAACGGTTGGGATGGCTTATGGGGTGTGGAATATAAATCCAACCATAGACAAGCCATCAACGAAATCGTTATCGAATATCTCCAGACTACCAATATGAGCGGTCCACTGCACGGTTTGCAAAATTCTGTAGTAGGTAAGACCGGAGGAGCCGACAACTACTACAACAACGGTTACTACCCAGGATGGGCACATTGGGGTATGGCGATAGCCAATCCGTTGATAGCATCGCCTATCTATAATAAGGATGGCGATATGAGTTTCAAGTACAATCGCGTTAAGGCCCTGCATCTGGGATGGAGCGGCGACATCAGCAGTGAGTGGAGATATGTGGCAAAATTGTCCCACAACAGAACTTGGGGAACTCCTCATCGTCCAATACCCGATATATTAGAAAATTTTTCTACTTTTGCATCGTTTTACTATATTCCCCGTAAATGGAAGGGCTGGTGCTTCAACGCGTCCCTTGCATTGGATATGGGAGAGATATATGGAGACAATTTTGGATTCCAACTGAAAGTACATAAAACATTTTAA
- a CDS encoding LacI family DNA-binding transcriptional regulator has protein sequence MENKNYTIKDIARMAGVSAGTVDRVLHNRGDVSVSSREKVQKVLDDIDYHPNMFAIGLAAKKRYHIVCIIPYYIEHDYWHAVAAGIDRAAQELRPFNVEVSYLYYRHADKSSYKEACAVLREENADAVLVAPNFREETIKLTTYLEEADIPYAFIDFNIEQTHALCYIGQDSKTSGYIAAKILMRSYEKGQELVLFLSNQKNNPAEIQMQRRLEGFMQYLSEEHKDLTIHDIVLHKEDTDGNRRILDAFFKEHPQAVLGAVFNSRVYQVASYLHEKGWKLAGLVGYDLLHKNTEFLKTGEVTFLIGQRPGLQGYCGVKTLCNHVVFKRPVTAVKYMPIDILMKENIDFYFEFE, from the coding sequence ATGGAAAACAAGAACTATACCATTAAAGACATAGCACGCATGGCCGGCGTCTCTGCCGGCACTGTAGACCGCGTACTGCACAACCGCGGAGACGTATCCGTTTCCAGTAGGGAAAAAGTCCAGAAAGTACTCGACGACATAGATTATCATCCCAATATGTTTGCCATCGGGCTGGCGGCTAAAAAGCGCTATCATATTGTCTGCATTATACCTTATTATATAGAACATGATTATTGGCATGCTGTAGCAGCGGGAATTGACCGTGCCGCACAAGAATTACGGCCGTTCAATGTTGAGGTTAGCTATCTGTACTATCGGCATGCGGACAAATCCTCCTATAAAGAAGCATGTGCTGTGCTCCGGGAGGAAAATGCCGACGCCGTACTTGTTGCCCCGAATTTCCGAGAGGAGACCATAAAACTCACTACTTATTTGGAGGAAGCGGATATTCCCTATGCATTCATAGACTTCAATATTGAACAGACGCATGCCTTGTGTTATATCGGACAAGACTCCAAAACCAGCGGATACATTGCTGCCAAGATTCTGATGCGTAGCTATGAAAAAGGGCAGGAGCTTGTGTTATTCCTGAGCAATCAGAAAAACAATCCGGCAGAAATCCAGATGCAACGCCGCCTCGAGGGGTTCATGCAATACCTTTCCGAGGAACATAAGGATTTGACTATCCATGACATTGTGTTGCACAAGGAAGATACTGACGGCAACAGACGGATATTGGATGCTTTTTTTAAAGAACATCCCCAAGCCGTACTGGGAGCTGTTTTTAATTCCCGTGTTTATCAAGTGGCAAGTTATCTGCACGAAAAGGGGTGGAAGCTGGCAGGACTTGTGGGATATGACCTTTTACACAAAAATACAGAGTTCCTGAAAACCGGTGAAGTAACCTTTCTCATCGGTCAACGTCCAGGCCTGCAAGGCTATTGTGGCGTAAAGACTTTATGCAACCACGTGGTATTTAAAAGACCGGTCACTGCAGTGAAATACATGCCTATCGACATATTGATGAAGGAAAACATAGACTTTTACTTTGAGTTTGAATAA
- a CDS encoding HU domain-containing protein, with the protein MIELAQHIEVLLLENDCVIVPGLGGFVAHYTPAMRVAEENVFLPPTRIIGFNPQLKMNDGLLVQSYMAVYDTDFSDATRIVEKEVAHIFTALHEEGKVDLPNIGELRYSIHGIYDFVPYDHKITTPYLYGLDSFEMQELAELKKPYMEKTIRYSVPVVPEDKKRRFEIKFNRSYLSNAVAMIAVVALFFFLSTPIENTEVVEGNYAQLLPNELFEMIEKESLAINPIVVSRKADTPKASAQKNTGQKAKKKVVPVAVREVKVGQANAQNAPVVSQPKQQAAEVSSSTSVTTKSEIQKTTAGTVAPSLVSAQKYHVIIASVGTEKDAEAMAKQLIEKGYPHAKAIVGDGKMRVSIESCGTETEAYQALNRVRQNETYKNAWVLKK; encoded by the coding sequence ATGATTGAATTAGCACAGCACATAGAAGTATTGTTATTGGAGAACGATTGTGTCATTGTTCCCGGTTTGGGAGGATTTGTAGCTCATTATACTCCGGCAATGAGAGTAGCGGAAGAGAATGTTTTTCTGCCCCCTACCCGTATTATCGGTTTCAATCCTCAACTGAAGATGAATGACGGCTTACTTGTACAATCCTATATGGCTGTCTATGATACTGATTTTTCTGATGCTACGCGGATTGTAGAAAAAGAAGTGGCGCATATATTCACTGCTCTCCATGAAGAAGGTAAGGTGGATTTGCCCAACATTGGCGAATTGCGTTACTCCATTCATGGTATTTATGACTTTGTTCCCTATGACCACAAGATAACCACTCCTTACTTATATGGGTTGGATAGTTTTGAAATGCAGGAACTGGCGGAACTGAAGAAACCGTACATGGAAAAGACCATCCGTTATTCTGTTCCAGTTGTGCCGGAAGACAAAAAGCGAAGGTTTGAGATTAAATTCAACCGTTCCTATTTGTCGAATGCGGTTGCCATGATTGCAGTGGTTGCCTTGTTTTTCTTTTTGTCTACACCGATAGAGAATACGGAAGTGGTTGAAGGAAATTATGCGCAATTACTTCCGAATGAACTTTTTGAGATGATAGAAAAGGAATCCCTTGCCATTAATCCGATTGTTGTTAGCCGGAAGGCCGACACTCCGAAAGCGTCGGCTCAAAAAAACACGGGGCAGAAGGCAAAGAAAAAGGTGGTTCCGGTTGCCGTAAGAGAGGTTAAGGTGGGCCAAGCTAACGCGCAGAATGCTCCGGTTGTTTCTCAGCCTAAGCAGCAGGCGGCAGAAGTGTCCTCTTCAACATCTGTAACAACAAAGAGTGAAATTCAAAAGACCACAGCAGGGACTGTCGCCCCGTCACTTGTCTCTGCACAGAAATACCACGTCATCATTGCCAGTGTAGGTACTGAGAAGGATGCCGAAGCAATGGCAAAGCAACTGATTGAAAAAGGTTACCCTCATGCAAAAGCAATTGTTGGAGATGGTAAAATGCGTGTCAGCATTGAGTCTTGTGGCACAGAAACAGAAGCATATCAGGCATTGAACAGAGTTCGCCAGAATGAAACGTATAAGAACGCTTGGGTATTAAAGAAGTAG
- the rfbC gene encoding dTDP-4-dehydrorhamnose 3,5-epimerase, which translates to MNYIQTEIDGVWLIEPKVFHDARGYFMEAFKEEEFRAHVGNVHFIQDNESKSSFGVLRGLHYQKGDCSQAKLVRVIKGKVLDVAVDLRKSSPTFGKYVSVELSEENKRQFFIPRGFAHGFLVLSDEAVFTYKVDNVYAPQSEASIRFDDETIGIEWPVATEQLLLSDKDGHAVSFKDAVYYE; encoded by the coding sequence ATGAACTACATACAAACAGAGATTGACGGCGTATGGCTGATTGAGCCGAAAGTATTCCATGATGCCCGCGGATACTTTATGGAAGCATTTAAGGAAGAAGAGTTCCGTGCACATGTCGGAAACGTTCACTTCATCCAGGACAATGAGTCCAAATCCTCTTTCGGTGTATTACGTGGTCTTCATTACCAGAAGGGTGATTGCAGCCAGGCCAAACTGGTACGTGTCATTAAGGGAAAAGTGCTGGACGTGGCTGTCGACTTAAGAAAATCTTCTCCCACTTTCGGAAAGTATGTCAGTGTGGAGCTAAGTGAGGAGAACAAAAGACAATTCTTCATTCCGCGTGGTTTTGCCCACGGTTTTCTGGTGCTGAGCGATGAAGCTGTCTTTACATACAAGGTAGACAACGTATACGCACCACAATCCGAGGCATCCATCCGTTTTGACGACGAAACCATCGGTATTGAATGGCCCGTTGCTACGGAACAGCTTCTATTATCAGATAAAGACGGACATGCCGTATCGTTCAAGGATGCGGTCTATTATGAATAA